The Arachis ipaensis cultivar K30076 chromosome B07, Araip1.1, whole genome shotgun sequence genome includes a window with the following:
- the LOC107606568 gene encoding uncharacterized protein LOC107606568 — protein sequence MGATPFHRSILEVRLPKHFDKPTDMRYDGTQDPQEHLTAFEARMNLEGVGEEVRCRAFPVTLAGPAIRWFNSLPQGSVAKFLDISHAFLAQFTTRIAKAKHPINLLGVTQRPREPTRKYLDRFNDECLEIDGLIDSVASLCLTNGLLNEDFRKHLTTKPVWTMQEIQGVTKEYINDEEVSQVVAANKRQPVNNQARQHGSGKRQKEHTKDGVPTKTFPRIGRFTNYTPLAVPIVEVYQQIVEKGILSRPRPLKDRTGGNKSLYCDYHKGYGHKTQDCFDLKDALEQAIWDGKLAEFSHLIREPRRRDRDRDGEDKNRAVKRRQEPEDNERGLTIVNVVIGRDVALRSKSTHKKDAKVLTVSSSSPTPNSKRTPPISFGPDDQWFDEITENPPIVITARVGTGLVKKILVDTGADSNIMFRNVFDALGLQDADLKTHQHGVVGLGDHFIKPDGVISLHISIGLRQGKRSVMAEFVVLRDSTAYNIILGRKTINDLGAVISTKMLGDLETAIACDNASLSLRKKSKEASGVFLADLDVRVKDKPRPEPEGDLEKFRVGDSEEKFTFVNRNLSHQLKEPLMEMIRANVDLFAWMPADRGVQNRSEPN from the exons ATGGGCGCAACCCCTTTCCATCGCTCCATCCTCGAGGTCCGGCTACCAAAGCACTTTgataagccaacggacatgaggtatgaTGGAACACAAGACCCACAGGAGCACctgacggccttcgaggccagaatgAATTTGGAAGGGGTAGGCGAAGAAGTTAGGTGtcgcgctttcccggtcaccctggcaggacctgcaatacggtggtttaacaGCCTCCCGCAAGGCTCCGTCGCCAAGTTCTTGGACATTAGCCACGCTTTCTTGGCCCAATTCACGACCCGAATCGCGAAGGCGAAGCACCCAATCAACTTACTCGGGGTGACGCAAAGGCCTAGGGAGCCGACCAGAAAATACCTGGATCGGTTCAACGACGAGTGTTTAGAGATTGACGGCCTAATCGACTCGGTGGCCAGTTTGTGCTTAACGAACGGACTTCTGAACGAGGATTTCAGAAAGCATCTCACCACGAAGCCGGTATGGACGATGCAAGAGATCCAAGGCGTGACCAAGGAGTATATCAATGATGAAGAAGTCAGTCAAGTGGTGGCGGCCAACAAACGGCAGCCCGTCAACAACCAAGCCCGGCAGCACGGTAGTGGGAAAAGGCAGAAGGAGCACACCAAAGACGGAGTGCCGACCAAGACATTCCCCCGAATAGGAAGATTTACCAACTATACCCCCCTCGCAGTCCCCATTGTGGAAGTTTACCAGCAGATAGTCGAGAAGGGGATCTTATCTAGGCCCCGACCCCTAAAGGACAGAACGGGAGGGAATAAAAGCCTCTATTGTGATTATCACAAGGGCTATGGACACAAGACACAGGACTGCTTTGACTTAAAAGATGCGCTGGAGCAGGCAATCTGGGATGGAAAGCTAGCCGAGTTCTCCCACCTCATCAGGGAACCGAGGAGACGTGACCGGGACCGAGATGGAGAGGACAAAAACCGCGCGGTAAAACGACGCCAAGAGCCCGAGGACAATGAGCGCGGCCTCACCATAGTAAATGTGGTAATTGGAAGAGACGTGGCTCTGAGGTCGAAGTCAACACACAAAAAGGATGCCAAAGTCCTAACGGTCTCGTCATCTAGCCCCACGCCAAATTCTAAGAGGACCCCACCCATATCATTCGGTCCAGATGACCAATGGTTTGATGAGATCACGGAAAACCCTCCAATTGTCATCACGGCCAGAGTGGGAACCGGCTTGGTCAAGAAGATCCTCGTGGACACTGGCGCTGACTCGAATATTATGTTCCGCAACGTGTTCGATGCCCTAGGCCTCCAAGATGCCGATTTAAAGACTCACCAGCATGGCGTAGTAGGCTTgggcgaccacttcatcaagcctgATGGAGTAATCTCCCTACATATATCCATAGGGTTGAGACAAGGAAAAAGGTCGGTAATGGCGGAGTTCGTGGTCCTCCGAGACTCCACAGCCTACAACATCATTCTTGGGAGAAAGACCATCAACGATCTTGGGGCAGTGATTAGCACAAAGATGTTG GGGGACTTGGAAACGGCAATCGCTTGCGACAACGCCAGTCTCTCCTTAAGAAAGAAATCCAAAGAGGCGTCGGGAGTCTTTCTCGCCGACCTGGACGTCAGGGTCAAGGACAAGCCTAGACCCGAGCCAGAAGGAGACTTAGAGAAGTTTAGGGTTGGCGACTCCGAGGAGAAGTTCACTTTTGTCAACAGAAACCTTTCACaccaattgaaagaacctttaatGGAAATGATTAGGGCTAACGTCGATCTCTTTGCCTGGATGCCGGCcgataggggtgttcaaaaccgatccgaACCGAACTAA